In a single window of the Mustela nigripes isolate SB6536 chromosome 17, MUSNIG.SB6536, whole genome shotgun sequence genome:
- the ZBTB32 gene encoding zinc finger and BTB domain-containing protein 32 isoform X1: MPLFPTTRLLSPYGSDRLVRLAARLRPALCDTLITVGSQEFPAHSLVLAGVSQQLGRRGHWALMKGISPSTFAQLLYFVYGESVELQPGELGPLEEAARALGVQSLEEACKKARRDRARELGPGLKEHQEEPEKPTKDSERGLEGHGEQRPETFVRAGWREQEALYEQRPPKDSSERAEAMKEGAGKQRRSKEKLKQSPNGHAGTDGKEDGIMWVTESPGGSEEGLREFSCPLPPPGSLQTSVIPRPWWAEAPWLGEGQPALWSILLLPPRYGTPFSHSTPITGAWQEVWPQDQRIPLSLNPEKGVWNQNQLANSSHAAGFLPQGPTKLSPGEMKESDQRHTGELATCVGHVSRAGLTHQQPPPPPPARSRPYSCSVCGKRFSLKHQMETHYRVHTGEKPFSCSLCPQRSRDFSAMTKHLRTHGAAPYRCPLCQAGCPSLASMQAHMRGHSPSQLPPGWTIRSTFLYSSSSRPSRASTSPCRSPSSTT, from the exons ATGCCCCTGTTCCCGACGACAAGACTGCTTAGCCCCTATGGCTCTGATCGGCTGGTACGGCTAGCAGCCAGGCTCCGACCGGCACTGTGTGATACCTTGATCACTGTGGGAAGCCAAGAATTCCCTGCCCACAGCCTGGTCTTGGCAGGTGTGAGCCAGCAGCTGGGCCGCAGGGGCCACTGGGCTCTGATGAAAGGCATCAGCCCTTCCACCTTTGCCCAGCTTCTGTACTTTGTTTATGGGGAGAGTGTAGAACTGCAGCCTGGGGAACTCGGACCCCTTGAGGAAGCGGCCAGAGCCTTGGGGGTACAGTCTCTGGAAGAGGCATGCAAGAAGGCTCGACGGGACAGGGCTAGAGAACTGGGTCCAGGGCTCAAGGAACATCAGGAGGAGCCAGAGAAACCCACAAAGGACTCTGAGAGAGGACTGGAGGGACATGGAGAGCAGAGACCAGAGACATTTGTTAGAGCTGGTTGGAGAGAACAAGAGGCACTGTATGAGCAAAGGCCACCAAAAGACAGCTCTGAGAGAGCAGAGGCAATGAAGGAGGGTGCGGGGAAGCAGAGGAGATCAAAGGAAAAACTTAAGCAATCGCCTAATGGCCATGCGGGAACAGATGGGAAGGAAGACGGGATTATGTGGGTGACAGAGAGTCCAGGGGGCTCTGAGGAAGGTCTGCGGGAGTTCTcttgcccccttcccccaccaggtTCCCTCCAAACAAGCGTCATTCCTAGGCCCTGGTGGGCTGAGGCCCCTTGGTTGGGGGAGGGCCAGCCCGCCCTGTGGAGCATCCTGCTGTTGCCACCCAGATATGGCACTCCCTTCTCCCATAGCACCCCCATCACTGGAGCCTGGCAGGAGGTCTGGCCTCAGGACCAGAG gaTCCCATTGTCCCTGAACCCTGAGAAAGGTGTCTGGAACCAGAACCAGTTGGCCAACTCCAGTCATGCCGCAG GTTTCCTCCCCCAGGGCCCCACAAAGCTCAGCCCTGGGGAGATGAAAGAGTCTGATCAGAGGCACACAG GTGAACTTGCAACTTGTGTGGGTCATGTGAGTAGAGCAGGCCTAACTCACCaacaacctcccccacccccacctgctcgGTCTCGGCCCTATTCTTGTTCTGTCTGTGGAAAAAGGTTCTCACTCAAGCATCAGATGGAGACGCACTACCGAGTCCACACAG GAGAGAAGCCCTTCTCCTGTAGCCTCTGCCCCCAGCGCTCCCGGGACTTCTCAGCCATGACCAAGCACCTGCGGACGCATGGGGCCGCACCATACCGCTGCCCTCTGTGCCAGGCCGgctgccccagcctggcctccatGCAGGCGCACATGCGCGGCCACTCGCCCAGCCAGCTCCCACCTGGATGGACCATTCGCTCCACCTTCCTCTACTCCTCTTCTTCGAGGCCGTCCCGGGCCTCGACCTCTCCCTGTAGGTCCCCTTCCTCAACCACCTGA
- the ZBTB32 gene encoding zinc finger and BTB domain-containing protein 32 isoform X2: MKESDQRHTGELATCVGHVSRAGLTHQQPPPPPPARSRPYSCSVCGKRFSLKHQMETHYRVHTGEKPFSCSLCPQRSRDFSAMTKHLRTHGAAPYRCPLCQAGCPSLASMQAHMRGHSPSQLPPGWTIRSTFLYSSSSRPSRASTSPCRSPSSTT; this comes from the exons ATGAAAGAGTCTGATCAGAGGCACACAG GTGAACTTGCAACTTGTGTGGGTCATGTGAGTAGAGCAGGCCTAACTCACCaacaacctcccccacccccacctgctcgGTCTCGGCCCTATTCTTGTTCTGTCTGTGGAAAAAGGTTCTCACTCAAGCATCAGATGGAGACGCACTACCGAGTCCACACAG GAGAGAAGCCCTTCTCCTGTAGCCTCTGCCCCCAGCGCTCCCGGGACTTCTCAGCCATGACCAAGCACCTGCGGACGCATGGGGCCGCACCATACCGCTGCCCTCTGTGCCAGGCCGgctgccccagcctggcctccatGCAGGCGCACATGCGCGGCCACTCGCCCAGCCAGCTCCCACCTGGATGGACCATTCGCTCCACCTTCCTCTACTCCTCTTCTTCGAGGCCGTCCCGGGCCTCGACCTCTCCCTGTAGGTCCCCTTCCTCAACCACCTGA